The following are from one region of the Maribacter aquivivus genome:
- a CDS encoding VPS10 domain-containing protein: MTRRLLSLLMLFASFFVTAQEFKMDLVQDMKPRNIGPGGMSGRVTSIDVVNSNPDIMYVGTASGGLWKSTSGGIKWDPIFDKEVTASIGAVAIQQSNPSVIWAGTGEGNPRNSLNGGYGVYKSLDGGKTWKSMGLEKTRHIHRIKIDPMNPNTVYVGAIGSPWGEHPERGVFKTTDGGETWEKVLFVNNKTGVADLIMDPTNPNKLIAAMWEHKRDPWFFNSGGSGSGLYITHDGGKNWKKLSEEDGLPAGDLGRIGVAIAPGKPDVIYALVEAKKNALYKSEDGGFKWKKINEKDDIGNRPFYYSEIYVDPENENRVFSVFTYVNVSQDGGKNFEQLMPAYRADNGVHPDHHAFWIHPDNGQFMMDGNDGGLNISKDGGKTWRFVGNLPVAQFYHIATDNEYPYNVYGGMQDNGSWRGPAYVWKAQGIRNSYWQEISFGDGFDVVPDPVDSRYGYTMSQQGYVQRFDHETGDNYIVRPTPPDATTELRFNWNSAINQDPFDNSTIYFGSQFVHKSTDKGLTWKVISPDLTTNDPEKQKQSESGGLSMDATGAENHTTILVIEPSAVEKDMLWSGSDDGRVHYTQNGGGTWTEVTGNIKGLPKGSWIPQIKASTRNKGEALLIANDYRRFNYTPYAYRTKDYGKSWTRIVDATDVESYALSIIEDPENPNLVFLGTDDGLYISFNAGEKWQKWTEGFPTVSTKDLAIHPREHDLVIGTFGRAAWVLDDIRPLRALASDASILNKEIELFTPPTAYQASYQQPTGSRFGGDGLYQGENRKSGAMITYYLKEGKKDAKKEKPSSKEKEDDSEEKSEAVELTGVQKKDSVQFDFYDGDRLIRTLKYKTPEKAGFHRIYWGMDEKGADRPSRKVQTKKKESGGLDVKPGTYTVKMLYGDLEEETKITVKSDPRLEVSTAGIDEAYANGKVLESYMQKAADAVQQLAESKEAAEKLQKDLNKKDKKMFKEQIDASKKIVKQIDSVTALYLGKVDKRQGITRNKEMTVMQRLQIARGYVGSRKAGMTATEKQLMEFAKDEIESALDKTNTFFSTDWKSYKATMESLELSPFKEVDTFSLK; encoded by the coding sequence ATGACAAGAAGATTACTCTCCCTGTTGATGCTTTTTGCATCTTTTTTCGTTACAGCTCAAGAATTTAAAATGGACCTGGTACAGGACATGAAACCCCGTAACATAGGTCCCGGTGGTATGAGCGGTCGTGTTACTAGCATTGATGTTGTCAACTCAAATCCTGATATAATGTATGTAGGTACCGCTTCTGGTGGCTTATGGAAATCTACATCTGGCGGCATAAAATGGGATCCTATTTTTGATAAAGAGGTTACTGCCTCTATTGGTGCAGTTGCTATTCAACAAAGTAATCCGTCTGTTATTTGGGCAGGTACAGGTGAAGGTAATCCTAGAAATAGTTTAAATGGTGGGTACGGAGTATACAAATCTCTAGACGGCGGAAAAACTTGGAAATCTATGGGTCTTGAAAAAACAAGACACATTCATAGAATTAAGATTGACCCAATGAACCCTAATACCGTATATGTAGGTGCTATTGGTTCTCCTTGGGGCGAACACCCAGAACGTGGTGTTTTTAAAACTACAGATGGTGGCGAAACTTGGGAGAAAGTTCTTTTTGTAAATAATAAAACAGGTGTTGCAGACCTTATTATGGATCCGACCAACCCTAACAAATTAATTGCAGCAATGTGGGAACACAAGCGTGATCCTTGGTTTTTTAACTCTGGTGGTTCTGGTAGTGGCTTGTACATAACACATGATGGCGGTAAGAATTGGAAGAAATTATCTGAAGAAGATGGATTGCCTGCTGGTGACTTAGGTAGAATTGGTGTGGCTATTGCTCCTGGCAAACCAGATGTTATTTATGCATTGGTAGAAGCTAAAAAGAATGCGCTATACAAATCTGAAGATGGCGGATTTAAGTGGAAAAAAATCAATGAAAAAGATGATATTGGAAATAGACCTTTTTACTATTCTGAAATTTATGTAGATCCTGAAAATGAAAATAGAGTGTTTTCTGTATTTACTTACGTGAACGTTTCGCAAGACGGTGGAAAAAACTTTGAACAATTAATGCCGGCATACCGCGCAGATAATGGAGTACACCCTGATCACCACGCATTTTGGATTCACCCAGATAACGGACAGTTTATGATGGACGGTAATGACGGTGGATTAAATATTTCTAAAGACGGAGGAAAAACTTGGCGCTTTGTAGGTAATCTACCTGTAGCGCAATTTTATCATATTGCAACGGATAACGAGTACCCTTATAATGTATACGGTGGTATGCAGGACAACGGTTCTTGGAGAGGTCCTGCCTATGTTTGGAAAGCTCAAGGAATTCGTAATAGTTATTGGCAAGAAATTAGTTTTGGTGATGGTTTTGATGTTGTTCCCGACCCTGTAGATTCTAGATATGGATATACTATGAGTCAACAAGGTTACGTACAACGTTTTGATCATGAAACAGGCGATAATTACATTGTGCGCCCTACTCCACCAGACGCAACTACAGAACTACGTTTTAACTGGAACTCGGCTATTAACCAAGATCCTTTTGATAATAGCACCATCTATTTTGGTAGTCAGTTTGTTCATAAAAGCACGGATAAAGGATTAACATGGAAGGTAATTTCTCCGGATTTAACTACCAACGATCCAGAAAAACAAAAACAAAGCGAAAGCGGCGGATTGTCTATGGATGCTACAGGTGCTGAAAACCATACTACCATATTGGTTATTGAACCTTCTGCAGTGGAGAAAGATATGCTTTGGTCTGGTTCTGATGATGGTCGTGTGCATTACACCCAAAACGGAGGTGGAACTTGGACAGAAGTAACCGGTAATATTAAAGGTTTACCAAAAGGAAGCTGGATTCCGCAAATAAAAGCATCTACACGTAATAAAGGTGAAGCGCTATTAATTGCCAATGATTACAGAAGATTCAACTACACACCATATGCATACCGTACAAAAGATTACGGTAAATCTTGGACAAGAATTGTAGACGCTACAGATGTAGAAAGTTATGCGCTATCTATTATCGAAGATCCAGAGAATCCTAACTTGGTGTTTTTAGGTACCGATGACGGATTATATATTTCTTTCAATGCAGGTGAAAAATGGCAAAAATGGACCGAAGGTTTCCCTACGGTTTCTACCAAAGATTTAGCCATTCACCCAAGAGAACATGATTTGGTAATTGGTACATTCGGTAGAGCTGCATGGGTATTAGATGATATTCGTCCGTTGCGTGCTTTAGCTTCAGATGCATCAATTCTTAATAAAGAAATAGAATTATTTACTCCGCCAACGGCATATCAAGCTTCATATCAACAACCAACGGGAAGTCGTTTTGGTGGTGATGGACTTTACCAAGGTGAAAACAGAAAGTCTGGCGCAATGATTACCTATTATTTAAAAGAAGGTAAAAAGGATGCCAAAAAAGAGAAGCCTTCTTCAAAAGAAAAAGAAGATGATTCTGAGGAAAAATCAGAAGCAGTTGAATTAACTGGTGTACAAAAGAAAGATTCTGTTCAGTTCGATTTTTATGATGGTGACAGATTAATTCGTACTTTAAAATACAAGACTCCAGAAAAAGCCGGATTCCATAGAATTTACTGGGGAATGGATGAAAAAGGAGCCGACAGACCTTCTAGAAAAGTACAAACTAAAAAGAAAGAATCTGGTGGATTAGATGTAAAACCAGGTACTTATACCGTGAAAATGCTTTATGGTGATTTAGAGGAAGAAACTAAGATTACCGTAAAATCTGATCCTCGTTTAGAAGTTTCTACTGCTGGTATCGATGAAGCGTATGCTAATGGTAAAGTTTTAGAATCTTACATGCAAAAAGCTGCCGATGCTGTTCAGCAATTAGCAGAGAGTAAAGAAGCTGCTGAAAAATTGCAAAAAGACTTGAATAAGAAAGACAAGAAAATGTTCAAGGAGCAAATTGATGCTTCTAAAAAAATAGTGAAGCAAATAGATTCTGTTACTGCATTATATTTAGGTAAAGTTGACAAGCGACAAGGTATTACACGTAATAAAGAAATGACCGTAATGCAACGTTTACAAATAGCACGTGGCTATGTAGGCTCACGTAAAGCTGGTATGACTGCTACAGAGAAGCAACTAATGGAATTTGCAAAAGATGAAATAGAAAGTGCTTTAGATAAAACTAACACTTTCTTTTCTACAGATTGGAAATCATATAAGGCAACTATGGAGAGTCTTGAACTTTCTCCATTTAAAGAAGTAGATACATTTAGTTTGAAATAA
- a CDS encoding RNA polymerase sigma factor: MQLDLLVDQFKKKDPSAFEKLYGMYADNICGVINTIVKNDALSQEICQDVFIKIWNNCESYNSSKGRFFTWILNIARNAAIDEIRSRSYKNDKKNLSADYFVGILQNRQEEESSSIDTKGLRDLVKNLKEKCVQIIELLYFRGYTQKDAAEELEIPIGTVKTRNRSCISQLRENMEVK, translated from the coding sequence ATGCAATTAGACCTTTTGGTTGATCAATTTAAAAAGAAAGACCCCTCAGCTTTCGAGAAGTTATATGGTATGTATGCCGATAATATTTGTGGCGTAATTAATACCATAGTCAAAAACGACGCTTTATCTCAAGAAATTTGTCAAGACGTTTTTATAAAAATTTGGAACAACTGCGAAAGTTATAACTCTTCTAAAGGGAGATTCTTTACGTGGATTTTGAACATAGCCAGAAATGCGGCTATCGACGAAATACGCAGTAGGTCGTATAAAAATGATAAAAAGAACCTTTCCGCAGATTACTTCGTAGGTATTTTACAGAACAGACAGGAAGAAGAAAGTTCTTCTATAGATACCAAAGGGTTGAGGGATCTAGTTAAGAATTTAAAGGAAAAATGTGTTCAAATCATAGAACTGTTATACTTTAGAGGATATACTCAAAAAGATGCTGCAGAAGAATTGGAAATTCCGATAGGTACTGTCAAAACAAGGAATAGGAGTTGCATTTCCCAATTAAGGGAGAATATGGAGGTTAAGTAG
- a CDS encoding S41 family peptidase, which yields MKYSFLTAVAVCLTYVCSAQTNPKWARYPAISPDGNTIAFTYKGNLFTVPADGGVAKQLTYHSAHDYAPVWSKNGEKIAFSSNRYGNFDVYIMDAKGGESTRLTYHSNDEKPFSFSADDSDVLFGADRLDIAQHRQYPTDDQPELYSVPVIGGRVGQLLTVPAEDVQVNADGTKMVYHDKKGYEDEFRKHHTSAITRDIWSYDPSTGKHKQLTTFKGEDRNPVFSKDGSAIYYLSEQEGSFNVFTMTAEGDAENKKLTDFKTHPVRSLSIGNNKLAFGYDGEIYTLSEEETAKKVDIIVRTQEDSNPIKYVSVNGGVQEMDVAPNGKEIAFISRGEVFVTSVDGSLTKRITNTPEQERFVKFMPDGKSVAYSSERNGKWSIFKSSKVRKEEPYFFAATLFKEDTLVTSKEDIYLPEFSPDSTYVAYVEGRRTIKVKNLKTKEITTIMTPDNVIHMRDGDQYFQWSPDSKWLLVDWSVSLNNTELLLVSKDGKQRKNLTQSGYYDFSPKWVNDGSQIIYFSNRDGLKSYATSGSFETDVYTMFLNQESWDKFNNTKEEYDLLKMIEEAAKEKKDEAKSDDKKKKDDKKEEAAVKTLKFDLEDVERRKARLTIHSSKLSDGVLSKDGEKLYYLTKFEKGLNLWETEIRTKSTKMLIALDAKSGSLQWDAKKEQLFLLSDGSISKVDVATSKTEPVKVKAEMVLDADAERKYMFNHIWLRTNGIFYTSNFHGIDWAAMRTEYEKYLPHIGNDFEFAEMISEMLGELNVSHAGGRFSDGIANGDETASLGIFMDYNYKGDGIKITEVIKGGPLDKSGFDIKPGTVIEKINGETIGTSMDAAYYLNRLEGNFTLLDVLDDKGKRKQITVKPISLRTEGGLLYERWVKNNEKEVLEKSNGTLGYVHIPGMSDGPYRTIYEEMLGKFNDKKGVIVDTRFNGGGDLVADLAMFFTGVPFLSYETEARVVGGEPTSRWTKPTLAMFNESMYSDGSCFASGYTDLKIGKTVGMPVPGTCSFAGWERLPNGGVWGVVPVSAKNKAGEWMENNETNPEIIIKNQPEVIAKGTDQQLEKSIEVLMKEVE from the coding sequence ATGAAATATTCTTTTTTAACTGCAGTGGCGGTATGCCTAACTTATGTGTGTTCAGCACAAACAAATCCGAAATGGGCACGTTACCCCGCTATCTCACCAGATGGAAATACCATTGCATTTACCTATAAAGGAAACTTATTTACCGTACCTGCAGATGGTGGTGTAGCAAAGCAATTAACCTATCATTCGGCACATGACTATGCACCTGTTTGGAGTAAAAACGGTGAGAAAATCGCGTTTTCATCTAACCGATATGGCAATTTTGATGTGTATATAATGGATGCCAAAGGCGGAGAGTCAACACGGCTAACTTATCACAGTAATGATGAAAAACCATTTAGTTTTTCTGCCGATGATTCAGATGTACTATTTGGTGCAGATCGATTAGATATAGCCCAGCATCGACAGTATCCAACAGATGATCAACCAGAGCTATATAGCGTACCTGTAATTGGTGGTCGTGTAGGTCAATTGTTGACAGTGCCTGCGGAAGACGTACAAGTAAATGCCGATGGTACAAAAATGGTGTATCACGATAAAAAGGGATATGAAGACGAGTTTAGAAAGCATCATACATCTGCCATAACTAGGGATATTTGGTCGTATGACCCATCCACCGGAAAACATAAACAACTTACCACTTTTAAAGGGGAAGATCGTAATCCGGTATTTTCTAAAGATGGCAGTGCCATTTATTACCTAAGCGAGCAAGAAGGTTCTTTTAATGTTTTTACAATGACCGCCGAAGGTGATGCTGAGAATAAGAAGCTTACCGATTTTAAAACGCATCCGGTACGGTCATTAAGTATTGGTAATAACAAATTGGCATTTGGTTACGATGGTGAGATTTATACACTTTCAGAAGAGGAAACAGCCAAGAAAGTTGATATTATCGTTAGAACACAAGAAGACAGTAATCCTATAAAATATGTATCTGTAAACGGTGGTGTTCAAGAAATGGATGTTGCACCTAATGGTAAAGAAATCGCTTTTATAAGTAGGGGCGAAGTCTTTGTAACATCGGTAGATGGTTCGTTGACAAAACGTATCACCAATACCCCAGAACAAGAACGTTTTGTGAAGTTTATGCCCGATGGTAAATCTGTCGCATACTCTAGTGAACGCAATGGTAAATGGAGTATTTTTAAATCTTCTAAAGTCCGAAAAGAAGAACCTTATTTCTTTGCGGCAACGTTATTCAAAGAAGATACATTAGTCACTTCAAAAGAAGATATTTATCTGCCCGAATTCTCACCAGATAGCACCTATGTTGCCTATGTAGAAGGTAGAAGAACGATAAAGGTGAAGAACTTAAAGACGAAAGAAATAACCACAATAATGACGCCAGACAATGTAATTCACATGAGAGATGGTGATCAGTATTTTCAGTGGAGTCCAGATAGTAAATGGCTGTTGGTAGATTGGAGTGTTTCGTTGAATAATACCGAGTTGCTTTTGGTTTCTAAAGACGGAAAACAGCGCAAAAACTTGACCCAAAGTGGGTATTACGATTTTTCACCTAAATGGGTAAACGATGGTAGTCAGATTATCTACTTCTCGAATCGTGACGGACTCAAAAGTTACGCGACCAGTGGTTCTTTTGAAACAGATGTGTATACCATGTTCTTGAACCAAGAGTCTTGGGATAAGTTCAATAATACAAAAGAGGAATACGATTTGTTGAAAATGATAGAAGAGGCTGCCAAAGAAAAAAAGGACGAAGCCAAATCTGATGATAAAAAGAAGAAAGACGATAAAAAGGAAGAAGCAGCAGTAAAAACCTTAAAATTCGATTTGGAAGATGTAGAACGCAGAAAAGCGCGTTTAACCATACACTCCTCTAAACTTTCAGATGGCGTACTTTCTAAAGACGGAGAAAAACTGTATTACCTAACCAAATTTGAAAAAGGATTGAACCTTTGGGAAACCGAAATACGTACTAAAAGCACCAAAATGCTTATAGCCTTAGATGCGAAATCGGGAAGTTTACAGTGGGATGCCAAGAAAGAGCAACTGTTCTTATTATCCGACGGTAGCATATCTAAAGTTGATGTAGCCACTAGTAAGACAGAACCGGTAAAAGTAAAGGCAGAAATGGTTTTAGATGCCGATGCTGAGCGCAAGTATATGTTTAATCATATTTGGTTGCGAACCAACGGTATTTTCTATACCTCAAATTTTCACGGAATAGACTGGGCAGCCATGCGTACGGAATACGAAAAGTATTTGCCACATATTGGTAATGACTTTGAATTTGCAGAAATGATTTCTGAAATGCTGGGTGAGCTAAATGTGAGTCACGCTGGAGGTCGTTTTTCAGATGGTATCGCTAACGGAGATGAAACAGCTTCGCTAGGTATCTTTATGGATTACAATTATAAAGGAGACGGAATTAAAATTACAGAAGTTATAAAAGGCGGACCATTAGATAAATCTGGATTCGATATAAAACCCGGTACAGTAATTGAAAAAATTAATGGGGAAACTATTGGTACGTCAATGGATGCAGCCTATTATTTAAACCGTTTAGAGGGTAATTTCACCTTATTAGATGTGCTGGATGATAAAGGAAAAAGAAAGCAAATTACCGTGAAGCCTATTTCTTTAAGAACAGAAGGTGGGTTGTTATATGAGCGTTGGGTGAAGAATAATGAAAAGGAAGTACTGGAAAAGAGTAACGGTACCTTGGGCTATGTACACATACCAGGAATGAGCGACGGACCTTACCGTACCATCTACGAGGAAATGTTAGGTAAGTTCAATGATAAGAAAGGAGTTATTGTAGATACCCGGTTTAATGGCGGTGGAGACTTGGTAGCAGATTTGGCAATGTTCTTTACAGGAGTACCTTTTTTATCTTATGAGACCGAAGCTAGGGTAGTAGGTGGTGAACCAACTTCTAGGTGGACGAAACCAACCTTGGCAATGTTCAATGAATCTATGTACAGTGATGGCTCTTGTTTTGCTAGTGGCTATACCGATTTAAAAATTGGTAAAACCGTAGGTATGCCCGTACCAGGTACCTGTAGTTTTGCTGGTTGGGAACGTTTGCCAAACGGTGGCGTTTGGGGTGTTGTACCTGTTAGTGCTAAAAACAAAGCAGGTGAGTGGATGGAAAATAATGAAACCAACCCAGAAATTATCATTAAAAATCAGCCAGAAGTAATTGCAAAAGGTACTGATCAACAATTAGAAAAGTCTATTGAAGTGTTGATGAAAGAGGTGGAGTAA
- a CDS encoding methyltransferase domain-containing protein: MKEEENYWTERYVEKKTGWDIGYPSTPIKTYVDQLQDKALQILIPGAGNAYEAEYLWKAGFKNVHILDISEVPLKAFKKRNPDFPDSNMHQADFFEFKGQYDLVIEQTFFCSFVPTDANRNAYAKHMAGLLKQNGKLVGLWFDIPLTGDMIKRPFGGNKELYTKYLSPYFKTINFDQCYNSIPPRQGNELFGIFQVR, encoded by the coding sequence TTGAAAGAAGAAGAAAATTATTGGACAGAACGCTACGTAGAAAAAAAGACGGGTTGGGATATTGGCTACCCTTCTACCCCAATAAAAACTTATGTTGACCAACTACAAGATAAGGCGTTACAAATCTTGATACCTGGTGCCGGAAATGCCTATGAAGCCGAATACCTTTGGAAAGCGGGATTTAAAAATGTACATATTTTAGATATTTCTGAAGTTCCATTAAAGGCATTCAAAAAAAGGAATCCCGATTTCCCCGATTCGAATATGCACCAAGCGGATTTCTTCGAGTTTAAAGGTCAGTACGATTTAGTAATAGAACAAACTTTTTTCTGCTCTTTTGTACCTACAGATGCTAATAGAAATGCGTACGCTAAGCACATGGCAGGCCTATTAAAACAGAATGGAAAATTAGTGGGACTTTGGTTTGATATTCCATTAACTGGCGATATGATTAAACGCCCTTTTGGAGGAAACAAAGAACTGTATACCAAATACTTATCACCATATTTCAAAACGATCAATTTCGATCAGTGCTATAATTCTATTCCACCAAGACAGGGTAATGAATTGTTTGGAATTTTTCAAGTTCGTTGA
- a CDS encoding DUF2490 domain-containing protein gives MRKAITLLLLTTTIFSTNAQSEITGEDDFGSWFMYFGTNKIADKWSIHTEAQFRYYEMASNFNQLLLRTGVNYHINSDAIATLGYGFIDTDPTFREFDILGGDVFFDNNSISEHRIFEQFILKNKVWEFKFEHRYRLEQRFVQNNATGISNTLHRARYRIQMTLPLTDIFFLNFYDEIFINLQNDAFGQNRAYAALGVNVTEDLSMQVGYLKNHFSETNFDRLQVGVFYNTDLRGIFKKKE, from the coding sequence ATGAGGAAAGCTATTACGTTACTATTATTAACAACAACGATTTTTAGTACAAATGCTCAAAGTGAAATAACCGGAGAAGACGATTTTGGTAGTTGGTTCATGTATTTTGGCACCAACAAGATTGCCGATAAATGGAGTATACATACCGAAGCGCAATTTAGGTATTATGAAATGGCTTCTAATTTCAATCAGTTGTTACTGCGTACGGGAGTTAATTATCATATTAATTCTGATGCTATTGCAACTCTTGGATACGGCTTTATAGACACTGATCCTACTTTTAGAGAATTTGATATTCTTGGTGGCGATGTTTTTTTTGACAATAACTCCATTTCAGAGCATCGTATTTTTGAGCAATTCATATTAAAAAATAAGGTGTGGGAATTTAAGTTTGAGCATCGCTATCGTTTAGAGCAACGCTTTGTTCAAAATAATGCTACCGGTATCAGTAATACATTACATAGGGCTCGATATAGAATTCAAATGACCTTGCCCCTAACTGATATTTTCTTCCTAAACTTCTACGATGAAATTTTCATTAACCTACAAAATGATGCCTTTGGTCAAAACCGTGCTTATGCAGCCCTAGGTGTTAATGTTACTGAAGATTTGAGCATGCAGGTAGGTTACTTAAAAAATCATTTTAGCGAAACTAATTTTGATCGATTACAAGTTGGGGTATTTTATAACACTGATTTGCGAGGTATTTTTAAAAAGAAAGAATAA
- a CDS encoding superoxide dismutase family protein, whose protein sequence is MKIFKMQLALLAILVAFSCKEVKKEASDAKEEVEELMDEAKTEMNEEETVVKFMLEPKSDSNVKGEVTFTEEDEEVNMVAVLSGLTEGEHAIHIHQTADCTAADGSSAGGHWNPTNEPHGKWGASEGYHKGDIGNFTADADGNAKVEFSTEEWCIGCDDDNKNILGKGVIVHQGVDDYTSQPSGAAGARVSCAGIIE, encoded by the coding sequence ATGAAAATATTTAAAATGCAATTAGCACTACTGGCAATATTAGTTGCTTTTAGCTGCAAAGAAGTAAAAAAAGAAGCTTCTGACGCAAAGGAAGAAGTTGAAGAACTTATGGATGAGGCTAAAACTGAAATGAACGAAGAGGAAACTGTCGTGAAATTTATGTTAGAGCCTAAAAGTGATAGTAACGTAAAAGGTGAAGTAACTTTTACCGAGGAAGATGAAGAAGTAAATATGGTTGCTGTATTATCTGGACTTACTGAAGGTGAACATGCTATACATATTCACCAAACTGCAGATTGTACTGCAGCTGATGGTTCTTCTGCAGGAGGTCACTGGAACCCAACAAACGAACCACATGGTAAATGGGGCGCTTCTGAAGGATACCACAAAGGAGATATTGGAAACTTTACCGCAGATGCCGATGGTAATGCAAAAGTTGAATTCTCTACGGAAGAATGGTGTATTGGATGTGATGATGATAACAAAAACATTTTAGGAAAAGGAGTAATTGTACACCAAGGTGTAGATGATTACACTTCACAACCTAGTGGTGCTGCTGGTGCACGTGTTAGCTGTGCCGGAATTATTGAATAG
- a CDS encoding S9 family peptidase — MKKLFACFAISLIWSCTEKKEVQKEVEKEIEITKIPDKYTIKQMMDNEAISGGSFYHDNSKLLVSSNRSGIYNMYTVPAKGGELTPITQSDSASVFAISYFPRDERMLFSMDGNGDEIYHIYIRNLNGSHTDLTPAKGARASFHGWAEDNQSFFFTSNKRDSKYMDLYQMDFLDYSPKLIFKNEEGYDIGNLSKDEKYLTLSKSLNTNDSDLYLLDLATEKKIKINKTQRANSSQDFSPSGDELYYTTDEGSEFSYLMKYNIASGASDTVLTRDWDILGSYFTENGTYLVTYINEDAKNTIEVMNVATMENIDLPSFKSMAITNVDFSKDEKWMRFYAGGSHTPSNLYVYNLETKEQKQLTDVLNPEIKTEDLVTAEVVRYKSFDGVEIPAIYYKPHQASADAKVPALVWVHGGPGGQSRQNFSSFIQYLTNHGYAVLAVNNRGSSGYGKTFFQMDDLNHGDKDLKDCVEGKNWLAAQPEIDAEKIGIIGGSYGGYMTMAALTYTPEEFAVGVNLFGVTNWIRTLKSIPPWWESFKDALYLELGDPYSADSVRLKEISPLFHTDKVTKPLIVLQGSQDPRVLQVESDEIVAGVKKNGVPVEYVLFEDEGHGFVKKENQIEAYSRVLQFLDEYLKKDKGTAIEDDTPIKGKP; from the coding sequence ATGAAAAAACTATTCGCTTGTTTTGCAATATCCCTTATTTGGAGTTGTACAGAAAAAAAAGAAGTTCAAAAAGAAGTAGAAAAGGAAATAGAAATCACCAAAATACCGGATAAGTATACCATTAAACAAATGATGGATAATGAAGCTATTTCTGGCGGCAGTTTTTATCATGATAATTCTAAACTATTGGTTTCAAGCAATAGATCGGGTATTTACAACATGTATACTGTTCCTGCCAAAGGTGGTGAGTTAACACCAATAACTCAATCTGATAGTGCTTCTGTTTTTGCTATTTCATATTTTCCAAGAGATGAGCGAATGCTTTTTAGTATGGATGGTAATGGTGATGAAATATACCATATCTACATCCGTAATTTAAATGGTAGCCATACAGACCTTACACCCGCTAAAGGTGCTAGGGCTAGTTTTCATGGTTGGGCAGAAGATAACCAGAGTTTCTTTTTTACCTCTAATAAACGAGATTCAAAATACATGGATTTGTATCAAATGGATTTTCTCGATTATTCTCCTAAATTAATTTTTAAGAATGAAGAAGGTTACGATATCGGTAACCTTAGTAAAGACGAAAAATATCTAACGCTCAGTAAGTCTTTGAACACCAACGATTCTGATTTATACCTTTTAGACCTTGCTACAGAGAAGAAAATCAAGATTAATAAAACGCAAAGGGCGAATAGCAGTCAAGATTTTTCTCCCTCTGGTGATGAACTATATTACACCACTGATGAAGGCAGTGAGTTTTCATACCTTATGAAATACAACATTGCATCTGGCGCGAGCGATACAGTGTTAACCCGTGATTGGGATATTTTGGGTAGCTACTTTACCGAAAATGGCACCTACCTAGTTACTTATATCAATGAAGATGCAAAAAACACCATAGAAGTTATGAATGTAGCTACTATGGAAAATATTGATTTACCGTCATTTAAATCTATGGCAATAACTAATGTAGATTTCTCAAAAGACGAAAAATGGATGCGTTTTTACGCAGGAGGTTCACATACGCCAAGTAACTTATATGTCTACAACCTAGAAACGAAAGAACAGAAGCAATTGACAGATGTTTTAAATCCTGAAATTAAAACAGAAGATCTTGTTACCGCTGAAGTTGTGCGCTACAAGTCTTTTGACGGAGTAGAAATTCCCGCTATTTACTACAAGCCTCATCAAGCAAGTGCAGATGCTAAAGTACCAGCGTTGGTTTGGGTTCATGGCGGACCAGGTGGTCAGAGTCGTCAAAATTTTAGTTCATTTATTCAATATTTAACCAACCATGGTTATGCTGTTTTAGCAGTAAATAACAGAGGTAGTAGTGGCTATGGTAAAACATTCTTTCAAATGGATGACCTAAACCATGGCGACAAAGATTTAAAAGATTGCGTAGAAGGCAAAAATTGGCTTGCGGCACAACCAGAAATAGATGCAGAAAAAATAGGAATTATAGGTGGTTCTTATGGTGGTTATATGACCATGGCAGCATTGACCTACACCCCAGAAGAGTTTGCCGTTGGTGTAAATCTTTTTGGCGTTACCAATTGGATCAGAACATTAAAAAGTATACCACCATGGTGGGAGTCTTTTAAAGATGCGCTTTACTTAGAATTAGGTGATCCTTATAGTGCAGATTCTGTACGTTTAAAAGAAATTTCACCTCTTTTCCATACCGATAAAGTAACCAAGCCTTTAATTGTTTTACAAGGTTCTCAAGACCCTAGAGTACTACAAGTAGAATCTGATGAGATTGTTGCCGGAGTAAAAAAGAACGGTGTACCTGTAGAGTATGTGCTGTTTGAGGATGAGGGACATGGTTTCGTTAAAAAAGAAAATCAAATTGAAGCCTATAGTAGAGTTCTACAATTTTTAGATGAATATCTAAAGAAAGATAAAGGAACAGCTATTGAAGATGACACACCTATAAAGGGTAAACCATAA